A stretch of Parachlamydia sp. AcF125 DNA encodes these proteins:
- a CDS encoding HEAT repeat domain-containing protein codes for MDINVSFLSKADRVSDYIPGVSTVTNLIDLFQKCAVLPFKQKANISKSHYYSYLKQKSFSRCVVLLLPVIGNILVAIYDFAKGGPNYADAMPVDAQPAPLSTPNFSESGRPPKTNRGGIAIDIDRELGEHAESLMLGTNESRAKGGIYKKHSRALVAAGYPAEIAQGLVSVKKCKKEAGNLAEQPSLGIPDCCEHSLTPDLQTKLALNSPQASAKNIYLEQNAQLHVHSHAHSIIQYKTEPPLSQTELDPHNLANSLRNYYLSQKTISIFRIKTQQEWEFKVPLEEIYVRLGIIENKERKARDQALNKHSDYIQDERVPTYETIFEPKLEIKLEKLFEHKSLEKENAKKIYLQGSAGSGKSTLCHYIAYRWAKEELWQGVFACLFWIPLRNLTLRKYPEDKDYTPADLIAREYKGKIDRRVIDFCLKDPAFREKTLLVLDGYDELSAGAQGNNSLATAFKELKELFPHILITSRPGSCSFKSSCNLELLGFDKKGVDRYIDKFFTQVKAEEKKEKLRRLLKSSPQVSSLARIPMLLILLCCLFHEDPKFFNSNHPITMSAIYARVVSWMYKWFLLRRIDQGKSKQTKEQVLSEKKLRQNPEVAKIATTFEEMADFAMKKDTLYLSKQEIEDFRGDKISSNELADCGLMRIPEEETEAEEKGYFIHLTFQEFLTASKVANQYLKGERQACQEFVCNYKFEPRYGLVLHMIAGYLSLVASNNRRYADALQSFFDDLFSEPKDLAVRSELNLIAGCFDECQNPAMVKQYEGFIELVRDYMAHLSLLDLNFAYLLKNEKIFNHSSVTAFIKGALSNPKIRRKMLINLQEAISTEQRLAPDIVRLIIEMFKRLHNDNHPTALYALSVLKAVAEQEGGLPKGEIDSLIQDLKEGDPAAMRSTAEVLEALAEQGIKFPEEALGALIQALTEDDCHAQRFAAGILGALAQQRRKLPEEVLGAFIQAIKEGDFDAKHYAADGLGALAQQGCKFPEEILNSLIQILYKKGDSAAKRSAVKVLRVLIQQKSQLPEEALGALIQVLQESDSAAKSSAAGVLVTLAQQEGKLSEEALSALIRVLKEGDSAAKRSAAGVLETLAQQKSKLSEEALGALIQIIKEGDFNAKRFAADILVALAQRGSKFPEKVLDVLIQALKEGDLAAKRSAARVLGALIQQGNKFSEEVLDAFNQILKEVYFDAKHSVEEGLKALAWQRGRPSEKALVVLIQAIKEGDSAVKCSAVDILKALAWQAGKLPEEALGALIQVFKEGDFAAKAYATGVLVEWVHQGSQLHEEALGALIQVFKEDDSAAKRFAAEVLRVLIQRGSQLPEEVLGCLIQILKQGDSDAKHSAAKVLKVSVQQKSQLPEEVLGALIQVLKEGDSESKLSAVKVLRVLVQQKSQLPEEALGALIQVLKEGDSESRLSAVKVLRVLVQQKSQLPEEVLGALIQVLKQGGSDAKHSAVEALRALVQQKSQLPEEALGALIQVLKEGDSESKLSAVKVLRALVQQKSQLPEEVVDALVQVFKEDDSAVKEYAAEVLGAVEKQGSQLPEEALSALIQVLKKGDSAVKLSAAGVLQGINKNALLKLSLKTFSLIAEACFFNEDSFSVKDQKFYISDKRTAYLSTHALELNYKEIREKLPSEIGAWRKRLDSIGRAEDS; via the coding sequence ATGGACATAAATGTTAGCTTTTTATCAAAAGCAGACCGCGTGTCTGACTATATCCCTGGAGTAAGCACAGTCACTAACTTGATTGACCTATTCCAAAAATGCGCGGTGCTTCCATTCAAGCAAAAAGCAAACATTTCCAAAAGTCATTACTATTCCTATCTAAAGCAAAAAAGCTTTTCTCGCTGTGTTGTACTGCTACTACCTGTGATAGGAAACATTCTTGTCGCAATCTATGATTTTGCTAAGGGCGGGCCCAATTATGCAGACGCCATGCCTGTAGACGCTCAGCCAGCTCCTCTTTCTACTCCAAACTTTTCTGAAAGTGGCAGACCTCCTAAAACTAACAGGGGAGGGATTGCTATAGACATAGACCGTGAGCTAGGCGAGCATGCAGAAAGCTTGATGCTGGGTACAAACGAATCCAGGGCAAAGGGAGGGATTTACAAAAAGCATTCTCGAGCCTTAGTTGCTGCAGGCTATCCGGCAGAAATAGCTCAAGGATTAGTATCAGTAAAAAAGTGTAAGAAAGAAGCAGGTAACCTAGCAGAACAACCTTCTCTTGGTATACCTGATTGCTGTGAACACAGCCTGACACCCGATTTGCAAACCAAACTAGCGCTTAACAGTCCACAGGCTAGTGCTAAAAATATCTATTTAGAGCAGAACGCTCAACTGCATGTTCACTCTCATGCACACTCTATTATTCAATATAAGACAGAGCCTCCCTTATCGCAGACAGAACTAGATCCACACAATCTCGCTAACTCTCTTCGAAACTATTACCTTTCTCAAAAAACTATTTCTATTTTTAGAATTAAAACGCAGCAAGAGTGGGAATTTAAAGTCCCTTTAGAAGAAATCTATGTGCGTTTAGGGATTATTGAAAATAAAGAAAGAAAAGCCCGCGATCAAGCCTTGAATAAGCATTCTGATTATATTCAAGATGAGCGTGTCCCAACTTATGAAACTATCTTCGAGCCTAAGCTGGAGATCAAACTTGAAAAGCTTTTTGAACACAAAAGTCTTGAAAAAGAAAATGCTAAAAAAATTTACCTCCAAGGTTCTGCTGGAAGCGGTAAGAGTACCCTATGCCACTACATTGCTTATCGCTGGGCAAAAGAAGAGCTTTGGCAAGGCGTCTTTGCCTGCCTCTTTTGGATTCCCTTAAGAAATCTAACTTTAAGGAAATATCCCGAGGATAAAGACTATACGCCAGCTGATCTGATTGCGAGAGAATATAAAGGCAAAATCGATCGCAGAGTCATCGACTTTTGCCTAAAAGATCCCGCCTTTCGAGAAAAAACTTTGCTTGTCTTAGACGGCTATGATGAGCTTTCAGCAGGTGCCCAAGGTAACAATAGCCTTGCTACAGCTTTCAAGGAGCTAAAAGAACTATTTCCCCATATTTTAATCACTTCACGACCTGGAAGCTGTTCTTTTAAGTCCTCTTGTAATCTAGAGCTTCTAGGTTTTGATAAAAAAGGAGTCGATCGTTATATCGATAAATTTTTCACCCAAGTCAAAGCTGAAGAGAAAAAAGAAAAACTGCGCCGTCTCTTAAAGAGCTCTCCCCAAGTTTCAAGTCTTGCCCGCATTCCTATGCTCTTAATTTTACTGTGCTGCCTCTTTCATGAAGACCCAAAATTCTTTAATTCTAATCATCCCATTACGATGAGCGCTATTTATGCCCGCGTAGTTAGCTGGATGTATAAGTGGTTTCTCTTAAGAAGAATTGACCAAGGAAAATCGAAACAAACTAAAGAGCAAGTTCTGTCAGAAAAAAAACTGCGCCAAAATCCAGAAGTAGCCAAAATTGCCACCACTTTTGAAGAAATGGCCGATTTCGCTATGAAAAAAGATACCCTTTATTTAAGTAAGCAAGAAATTGAAGACTTTAGGGGCGATAAAATCTCATCCAATGAGCTTGCAGATTGTGGGCTGATGCGCATTCCTGAAGAAGAAACTGAAGCTGAAGAAAAGGGTTATTTCATCCACTTAACCTTTCAAGAGTTTTTAACAGCTTCAAAAGTTGCCAATCAATATCTTAAAGGAGAAAGGCAAGCATGCCAAGAATTTGTATGCAATTATAAGTTTGAACCTCGCTATGGTCTAGTTTTACACATGATTGCTGGGTATCTTTCTCTTGTTGCTTCAAATAATCGGCGCTATGCTGATGCACTTCAATCCTTTTTTGATGACCTTTTTTCTGAACCAAAAGACTTAGCTGTCAGAAGCGAACTTAATCTAATTGCAGGGTGTTTTGATGAGTGTCAAAATCCTGCTATGGTGAAGCAGTATGAAGGTTTCATTGAGCTTGTGAGAGACTATATGGCGCATCTCTCTTTGTTAGATTTAAACTTTGCATATCTACTTAAGAACGAAAAAATCTTCAATCATTCTAGCGTAACGGCTTTTATCAAAGGAGCATTATCCAACCCAAAAATCAGAAGAAAAATGCTAATAAACTTACAAGAAGCCATAAGTACAGAGCAAAGATTAGCTCCAGACATTGTGAGGCTTATTATTGAAATGTTTAAGAGACTGCACAACGATAACCATCCTACTGCGCTATATGCTTTGAGTGTCTTAAAAGCGGTGGCAGAGCAAGAAGGCGGGCTTCCTAAAGGAGAGATAGATTCTCTTATCCAAGATCTCAAGGAGGGAGATCCTGCTGCCATGCGTTCTACTGCCGAGGTTTTAGAAGCCCTGGCAGAACAAGGAATTAAGTTTCCTGAGGAGGCATTAGGCGCTCTTATCCAAGCCCTCACTGAAGACGATTGCCATGCCCAACGTTTTGCTGCCGGTATTCTAGGAGCTCTGGCCCAACAGAGGCGTAAGCTTCCTGAGGAAGTATTAGGTGCTTTTATCCAAGCCATCAAGGAGGGGGATTTTGATGCTAAGCATTATGCTGCCGATGGTCTAGGAGCCCTGGCACAACAGGGGTGCAAGTTTCCTGAGGAGATATTAAATTCTCTTATCCAAATCCTCTATAAGAAGGGCGATTCTGCAGCCAAACGTTCTGCTGTCAAAGTCCTAAGAGTGTTGATACAACAGAAAAGCCAGCTTCCTGAGGAGGCATTAGGTGCTCTTATCCAAGTACTACAGGAGAGTGATTCTGCAGCCAAAAGTTCTGCTGCTGGTGTTCTAGTAACTCTGGCACAGCAGGAAGGCAAGCTTTCTGAAGAGGCATTAAGTGCTCTTATCCGAGTCCTCAAGGAGGGCGATTCTGCAGCCAAACGTTCTGCTGCTGGTGTTCTAGAAACCCTGGCACAGCAGAAAAGCAAGCTTTCTGAAGAGGCATTAGGTGCTCTTATTCAGATCATCAAGGAGGGCGATTTCAATGCCAAGCGTTTCGCTGCCGACATTTTAGTAGCTTTGGCCCAGCGGGGGAGTAAGTTCCCTGAGAAGGTATTAGATGTCCTTATCCAAGCCCTCAAGGAGGGGGATCTTGCTGCCAAGCGTTCTGCTGCCAGGGTCTTAGGAGCATTGATACAACAAGGAAATAAGTTTTCTGAGGAAGTGTTAGATGCTTTTAACCAAATCCTCAAGGAGGTTTACTTTGATGCCAAGCATTCAGTTGAAGAGGGCCTAAAAGCCCTAGCATGGCAAAGAGGCAGGCCTTCAGAGAAAGCATTAGTTGTTCTTATCCAAGCCATCAAGGAGGGCGATTCTGCTGTCAAATGTTCTGCTGTCGACATTTTAAAGGCCCTAGCATGGCAAGCAGGTAAGCTTCCTGAGGAGGCATTAGGTGCTCTTATTCAAGTCTTCAAGGAGGGCGATTTTGCTGCCAAAGCATATGCAACCGGAGTTTTAGTAGAATGGGTACACCAGGGAAGCCAGCTTCATGAGGAAGCATTAGGTGCTCTTATCCAAGTCTTCAAGGAGGACGATTCTGCTGCCAAACGCTTTGCTGCCGAAGTTCTAAGGGTTCTGATACAACGGGGAAGCCAGCTTCCTGAGGAGGTATTAGGCTGCCTTATCCAAATCCTCAAGCAGGGCGATTCCGATGCCAAACATTCTGCTGCCAAAGTCTTAAAGGTGTCGGTACAACAGAAAAGCCAGCTTCCTGAGGAGGTGCTAGGTGCTCTTATTCAAGTCCTTAAGGAAGGTGATTCTGAGAGTAAACTTTCTGCTGTCAAAGTCCTAAGGGTGTTGGTACAACAGAAAAGCCAGCTTCCTGAGGAGGCGCTAGGTGCTCTTATCCAAGTCCTTAAGGAAGGCGATTCTGAGAGTAGACTTTCTGCTGTCAAAGTCCTAAGGGTATTGGTACAACAGAAAAGTCAGCTTCCTGAGGAAGTGCTAGGTGCTCTTATCCAAGTCCTCAAGCAGGGTGGTTCCGATGCCAAACATTCTGCTGTCGAAGCCCTAAGGGCATTGGTACAACAGAAAAGCCAGCTTCCTGAGGAGGCGCTAGGCGCTCTTATCCAAGTTCTTAAGGAAGGTGATTCTGAGAGTAAACTTTCTGCTGTCAAAGTCCTACGGGCATTGGTACAACAGAAAAGTCAGCTTCCTGAGGAAGTAGTAGATGCTCTTGTCCAAGTCTTCAAAGAGGACGATTCTGCAGTTAAAGAGTATGCAGCCGAGGTTCTAGGCGCAGTGGAAAAACAGGGAAGCCAGCTTCCTGAGGAGGCATTAAGTGCTCTTATCCAAGTCCTTAAGAAAGGTGATTCTGCTGTCAAGCTGTCTGCTGCTGGCGTTTTACAAGGAATCAATAAAAATGCTTTATTAAAGTTAAGCCTAAAAACATTTTCTTTAATCGCTGAAGCCTGTTTCTTTAATGAAGATAGCTTTTCAGTGAAAGACCAGAAATTCTACATTTCTGACAAAAGAACAGCTTATTTATCTACACATGCTTTGGAACTTAACTACAAGGAAATAAGGGAAAAACTACCTTCAGAAATTGGTGCATGGAGGAAACGATTAGATAGCATTGGCCGAGCTGAGGATTCATAA
- a CDS encoding HEAT repeat domain-containing protein, producing MDINVSFLLKTNRVSDYIPGISTITNLIDLFQKCMVLSGKQKANISKNHYYTHLQQKSFSRCIVLLIPVIGNILVAIYDFAKGKPNYADVTLVAAQPVPLATLKPFESARPPKPTRMGIAIDINCEAGEHAESYVLGTNEAKAKRGIHKKHSQALVAAGYPAETALKLVSAKKPKKEVSSLAEQPSLGTLDCCEHSLIPDLQTKLALNTPRASAKNIYLEQNAQLHVHSHAHSIIQCKAEPPLSQAELDPQNLVSPLRHYYLSQKTISIFRIKTQQEWEFKVPLEEIYVRLGMIENEERKTRDQALNKHSEYLQDTRIPTYETIFELKEKIEIEKLFEHKSFEEEDRKRVLIQGAAGIGKSTLCHYISYHWAKGELWQGVFSYLFWIPLRNFTIEKYPPDKEYTPADLIAKEYAGKIDRRVIEACIHDSTFLEKTLLVLDGYDELPAKAQANTSLAAAFKQLKELFPHILITSRPGNCSFERSCELELLGFDKEGIEGYIDRFFKYVQAGGKKQKLNRLLKTSPQVLSLAQIPINLTLLCCLFHEDPQVFDTEQSITMTAIYERIVNWMYQWFLLRRIDQGKSSQTQEQILAEKKLRQNPEVANISAAFEEMANFAMKNDTLYLSKQEIEDFKGDKISSNELSDCGLMRIPGAENEAEEKGYFIHLTFQEFLTASKVANQYLKGERQACQEFIRSYKFEPRYALVLHMIAGSLSIVALSNRRHADALQSFFDDLFAAPQDLAVSGELTLIAECFEECQDPTMVKQYDGFIKLVKGYLKHLYLQGLGFESLLRNKNLFNHPEIVHTIRELLSDTKTREKMLKILLRLVRTGVSLAAEIVGAIAEDLKDPKKNSVYKWLASHVIEEAAMQGGELSKETLTVLKKVLKEGDSRTKISAAEALETMAKQGGELSKEVLAALIQALKESDSRTKISVASILGKIAEQGGELPKETLDALTQALKEGDEEIKGSAASALEAIAKQGGRLPKETLDGLIQAHKESYSRTKISAAEALETMAKQGGELSKEVLAALIQALKESDSRSKISAASILGKIAEQGGELPKEALDALTQALKEGDKETKQPATVALKAISEQGGELPKEALAVLIQALKESDGMTKYFAAEALEAMAKQGGELSKEVLAALIQALKESDSRSKISAASILGKIAKQGGELPEEALAALTQALKEWDKETKQSAAVALKAISEQGGELSKEALAVLIQALKESDGMTKYFAAEALEAMAKQGDELPKETLDALTQALKEGDGETKQSAASILGKIAMQGDELPKEALAALIQALKENDGMTKYFAANALRLIAKKGGELPKEALAALIQALKESDSRAKISAAEALKAMAKQGGELPKEMLGALTQALKEGDEETKYSAASILGKIAMQGDELPKEALAALIQALQEGDRETKQSAASVLEAIAKQRGELTKEALAALIQALQEGDRETKQSAASVLEAIAKQRGELQKEALAALIQVFKESKERTKTHAASALKAIAKQGGELPKEVLAALIQALKEGDSMTKVYAANVMKARVKQGGEVSKELLDSLIQAFKEGDREIKYSAADALRAIAKQGGEVSKEMLAALIQALQEGDREIKYSAADALGAIARQGGEFSKEMLPALIQALQEDDRETKRSVADVLEAIAKQRGELPKEALAALIQALKEGDSMTKVYAANVMKARVKQGGEVSKELLDSLIQAFKEGDRETKRSVADALEAIARQGGEFSKEALTFLIQALKESDSMAKVYVANVMKARAKQGGEVSKELVDSLIQALKEGNSETKDSAGETLIKIAKQRGEFPREVLAALLQALKENVGLTRFYAVTALKKVDKDALLKMGGKALALIAEVCFFIDYNFSVKGQQLQVSDKRVTYLSELTLELSYEEMREQLPPELGVWRKRLDSLSSTEFS from the coding sequence ATGGACATAAATGTTAGCTTTTTATTAAAAACAAACCGCGTATCTGACTACATCCCCGGAATCAGTACAATCACTAACTTGATTGATTTATTCCAAAAATGTATGGTGCTTTCAGGGAAGCAAAAAGCAAATATTTCAAAAAACCATTACTATACGCATTTACAGCAAAAAAGCTTTTCTCGTTGTATCGTACTGCTAATCCCTGTGATAGGAAACATTCTTGTCGCAATCTATGATTTTGCTAAGGGTAAGCCCAATTATGCAGATGTCACGCTTGTGGCTGCTCAGCCAGTTCCTCTTGCTACTCTAAAGCCTTTTGAAAGTGCTAGGCCTCCTAAACCTACCAGGATGGGGATCGCTATAGACATAAACTGTGAGGCAGGCGAGCATGCAGAAAGCTACGTGCTGGGTACAAACGAAGCCAAGGCAAAGAGAGGGATTCACAAAAAGCATTCTCAAGCTTTAGTTGCTGCAGGCTATCCGGCAGAAACAGCCCTAAAATTAGTGTCAGCAAAAAAACCTAAGAAAGAAGTTAGCAGCCTAGCAGAACAGCCCTCTCTTGGCACGCTTGATTGCTGTGAGCACAGCCTGATACCCGATTTGCAAACCAAACTTGCGCTTAACACCCCCCGTGCTAGTGCTAAAAATATCTATTTAGAGCAGAACGCTCAACTGCATGTTCACTCTCATGCACACTCTATTATTCAATGCAAGGCAGAGCCTCCCTTATCTCAGGCAGAACTTGATCCCCAAAATCTCGTTAGCCCTCTTCGACACTATTACCTTTCTCAAAAAACTATTTCCATTTTTAGGATTAAAACGCAGCAAGAGTGGGAATTTAAAGTTCCTTTAGAAGAAATTTATGTGCGTTTAGGGATGATTGAAAATGAAGAAAGAAAAACACGCGATCAAGCCTTGAATAAGCATTCTGAGTATTTACAAGATACTCGCATTCCGACCTACGAGACTATTTTTGAGCTTAAAGAAAAGATTGAAATCGAAAAGCTTTTCGAACATAAAAGCTTTGAAGAGGAAGATCGCAAAAGAGTTCTCATTCAAGGCGCAGCTGGCATTGGTAAAAGCACCCTCTGCCACTATATTAGCTACCACTGGGCAAAAGGAGAGCTTTGGCAAGGGGTCTTCTCTTACCTCTTTTGGATTCCGTTGAGAAATTTCACCATAGAAAAATATCCCCCTGATAAAGAATATACCCCAGCTGACCTAATAGCAAAAGAATATGCTGGCAAAATTGATCGCAGAGTGATCGAAGCTTGCATACATGATTCTACCTTTCTAGAAAAAACCCTGCTTGTTTTAGATGGGTATGATGAGCTCCCAGCAAAAGCCCAAGCAAACACAAGTTTAGCTGCAGCTTTTAAGCAGCTAAAAGAGTTATTCCCCCACATTCTGATCACTTCCAGGCCTGGAAATTGTTCTTTTGAACGCTCTTGTGAGCTAGAGCTTTTAGGTTTTGATAAAGAAGGGATTGAAGGCTATATCGACAGGTTTTTCAAATACGTTCAAGCCGGAGGAAAAAAACAAAAGCTTAACCGCCTATTAAAAACTTCTCCCCAGGTGTTAAGCCTGGCACAGATTCCCATTAACTTAACCCTCCTTTGTTGCCTTTTTCATGAAGATCCCCAGGTTTTTGATACTGAGCAATCTATCACGATGACGGCGATTTATGAAAGGATTGTTAACTGGATGTATCAGTGGTTTCTTTTGAGAAGAATTGACCAAGGAAAATCTAGCCAAACTCAAGAGCAAATTCTGGCAGAAAAAAAACTGCGTCAAAATCCAGAAGTAGCCAATATTTCGGCTGCTTTTGAAGAAATGGCCAATTTTGCGATGAAAAATGATACCCTTTATTTAAGCAAGCAAGAAATCGAAGACTTTAAGGGCGATAAAATTTCATCCAATGAGCTTTCAGATTGCGGGCTAATGCGCATTCCTGGGGCAGAAAATGAAGCTGAAGAAAAAGGGTATTTTATCCACCTAACCTTCCAAGAGTTTTTAACCGCTTCAAAAGTTGCCAATCAATATCTTAAAGGAGAAAGACAAGCATGCCAAGAATTTATACGCAGTTATAAGTTTGAACCGCGCTACGCTCTCGTTTTACACATGATTGCCGGCAGCCTTTCTATAGTTGCCTTAAGTAATCGCCGCCATGCAGATGCACTCCAGTCTTTTTTTGACGATCTTTTTGCTGCCCCGCAAGACTTAGCTGTCAGTGGCGAACTTACTTTGATTGCGGAGTGCTTTGAAGAGTGTCAAGATCCTACTATGGTGAAGCAGTACGATGGCTTTATTAAGCTTGTAAAAGGCTATCTTAAGCATCTCTACTTACAAGGTTTAGGCTTTGAAAGTTTGCTCAGGAATAAAAATCTCTTTAATCATCCCGAAATCGTGCATACTATCAGAGAGCTATTATCCGATACTAAGACAAGAGAAAAGATGCTAAAAATCTTACTACGCCTTGTGAGAACGGGAGTTAGCTTAGCTGCGGAAATAGTAGGAGCGATTGCTGAGGATCTTAAAGATCCTAAAAAAAATTCGGTTTATAAATGGCTTGCTAGCCATGTCATAGAAGAAGCAGCAATGCAAGGAGGTGAGCTTTCAAAAGAAACGCTAACAGTTCTCAAAAAAGTTCTTAAAGAAGGCGATAGTAGGACTAAAATTTCTGCTGCTGAAGCCTTAGAAACAATGGCAAAACAAGGAGGCGAGCTTTCGAAAGAAGTGCTAGCTGCTCTCATCCAAGCTCTCAAAGAAAGCGATAGTAGGACTAAAATTTCTGTTGCTAGTATCCTAGGAAAAATAGCAGAACAAGGAGGCGAGCTTCCGAAAGAAACGCTAGACGCTCTCACCCAAGCTCTCAAAGAAGGCGATGAAGAGATTAAAGGCTCTGCTGCTAGTGCCTTAGAGGCAATAGCAAAACAAGGGGGCCGGCTTCCGAAAGAAACGCTAGACGGCCTCATCCAAGCTCACAAAGAAAGCTATAGTAGGACTAAAATTTCTGCTGCTGAAGCCTTAGAAACAATGGCAAAACAAGGAGGTGAGCTTTCGAAAGAAGTGCTAGCTGCCCTCATCCAAGCTCTCAAAGAAAGCGATAGTAGGAGTAAAATTTCTGCTGCTAGTATCCTAGGAAAAATAGCAGAACAAGGAGGTGAGCTTCCGAAAGAAGCGCTAGACGCTCTCACCCAAGCTCTCAAAGAAGGGGATAAAGAGACTAAACAGCCTGCTACTGTTGCTCTAAAGGCAATATCAGAACAAGGAGGCGAGCTTCCGAAAGAAGCGCTAGCCGTTCTCATCCAAGCTCTCAAAGAAAGCGATGGAATGACTAAGTATTTTGCTGCTGAAGCCTTAGAAGCAATGGCAAAACAAGGAGGCGAACTTTCGAAAGAAGTGCTAGCTGCCCTCATCCAAGCTCTCAAAGAAAGCGATAGCAGGAGTAAAATTTCTGCTGCTAGTATCCTAGGAAAAATAGCAAAACAAGGAGGTGAGCTTCCGGAAGAAGCGCTAGCCGCTCTCACCCAAGCTCTCAAAGAATGGGATAAAGAGACTAAACAGTCTGCTGCTGTTGCTCTAAAGGCAATATCAGAACAAGGAGGCGAGCTTTCGAAAGAAGCGCTAGCCGTTCTCATCCAAGCTCTCAAAGAAAGCGATGGAATGACTAAGTATTTTGCTGCTGAAGCCTTAGAAGCAATGGCAAAACAAGGAGATGAGCTTCCGAAAGAAACACTAGACGCTCTCACTCAAGCTCTCAAAGAAGGGGATGGGGAGACTAAACAGTCTGCTGCTAGTATCCTAGGAAAAATAGCCATGCAAGGAGATGAGCTTCCGAAAGAAGCGCTTGCCGCCCTCATCCAAGCTCTCAAAGAAAACGATGGAATGACTAAGTATTTTGCTGCTAATGCCCTGCGACTAATAGCAAAAAAAGGAGGTGAGCTTCCGAAAGAAGCACTAGCCGCTCTAATCCAAGCTCTCAAAGAAAGCGATAGTAGGGCTAAAATTTCTGCTGCTGAAGCTTTAAAAGCAATGGCAAAACAAGGAGGAGAGCTTCCGAAAGAAATGCTAGGCGCTCTCACCCAAGCTCTTAAAGAAGGCGATGAAGAAACTAAATATTCTGCTGCTAGTATCCTAGGAAAAATAGCCATGCAAGGAGATGAGCTTCCGAAAGAAGCGCTTGCCGCTCTAATCCAAGCTCTTCAAGAAGGTGATAGAGAGACTAAACAGTCTGCTGCTAGTGTTTTAGAAGCAATAGCAAAACAAAGAGGTGAGCTTACGAAAGAAGCGCTTGCCGCTCTAATCCAAGCTCTTCAAGAAGGGGATAGAGAGACTAAACAGTCTGCTGCTAGTGTTCTAGAAGCAATAGCAAAACAAAGAGGTGAGCTTCAGAAAGAAGCGCTTGCCGCTCTAATCCAAGTCTTCAAAGAAAGTAAAGAGCGGACTAAAACTCATGCTGCTAGCGCTCTAAAAGCAATAGCAAAACAAGGAGGTGAGCTTCCAAAAGAAGTGCTAGCCGCTCTAATCCAAGCCCTCAAAGAAGGCGATAGTATGACTAAAGTTTATGCTGCTAATGTCATGAAAGCAAGGGTAAAACAAGGAGGAGAGGTCTCTAAAGAATTGCTAGACTCTCTAATCCAAGCTTTTAAAGAAGGTGATAGAGAGATTAAGTATTCTGCTGCTGATGCCCTAAGAGCAATAGCAAAACAAGGAGGAGAGGTCTCTAAAGAAATGCTGGCCGCTCTAATTCAAGCTCTTCAAGAAGGTGATAGAGAGATTAAGTATTCTGCTGCTGATGCTCTAGGAGCAATAGCAAGACAAGGAGGTGAGTTTTCTAAAGAAATGCTGCCCGCTCTAATCCAAGCTCTTCAAGAAGATGATAGAGAGACTAAACGTTCTGTTGCTGATGTCCTAGAAGCAATAGCAAAACAAAGAGGTGAGCTTCCGAAAGAAGCACTAGCCGCTCTAATCCAAGCCCTCAAAGAAGGCGATAGTATGACTAAAGTTTATGCTGCTAATGTCATGAAAGCAAGGGTAAAACAAGGAGGAGAGGTCTCTAAAGAATTGCTAGACTCTCTAATCCAAGCTTTTAAAGAAGGTGATAGAGAGACTAAACGTTCTGTTGCTGATGCCCTAGAAGCAATAGCAAGGCAAGGAGGTGAGTTTTCTAAAGAAGCACTAACCTTTCTCATCCAAGCTCTCAAAGAAAGCGATAGTATGGCTAAAGTTTATGTTGCTAATGTCATGAAAGCAAGGGCAAAACAAGGAGGGGAGGTCTCTAAAGAATTGGTAGACTCTCTAATCCAAGCACTTAAAGAAGGCAATAGTGAGACTAAAGATTCTGCTGGTGAGACCCTAATAAAAATAGCAAAACAAAGAGGCGAATTTCCGAGAGAAGTACTAGCCGCTCTCCTCCAAGCTCTCAAAGAAAATGTCGGGCTAACTAGGTTTTATGCCGTCACCGCACTAAAAAAAGTTGATAAAGATGCACTATTGAAAATGGGGGGCAAGGCACTTGCTTTAATCGCTGAAGTTTGTTTTTTTATTGATTATAACTTTTCAGTGAAAGGCCAGCAACTTCAAGTATCCGATAAAAGAGTAACTTATTTATCCGAGCTTACATTAGAGCTTAGCTACGAAGAAATGAGGGAACAACTGCCTCCGGAGCTCGGTGTATGGCGGAAGCGGCTAGATAGTCTTAGCTCCACTGAGTTTTCTTAA